From the genome of Maridesulfovibrio ferrireducens:
GGATTGTCTTAGTGCCCGTTCAATTGTCCCGTTTTTTCTTAATATTTTCAGACCTTTTTCCAGTGCTTCATAGACCTGCTTGCCTTGGGGATTTTTTTTAGAAACCATAAAGTGTCTGCTGTATGGAAATATCATTTTAGTGTTCGGGATGGGGTACAGGTCGCCATTTTTACTTTGTATGATTAGATTATTTGTTCTTGGAAATTCTAATAGTGCAAAATCAGCACGATTTTTATTCATCATTTTGAACAATAGATCATACCGTGGTGCAGTTTGGATGGTTTTGAATCCGGCCTTTTTTAATACTCCAATATCCGTAATCCATGTGTTCCCAACTAATGGGACGTGTTTTTTTAGAAGTTCAAGGCTGGTTGCGTTTTTTAAAAGAGGGGAATTCTTTTTGACGTAGAGTCCTTTTTGAAATTTTCCCTTACGTACAACTGGTGATGTTTTATAAACAGAAGAGTCGAAACGTTGTTCCCAAATATCACATGAATATACTACTGCACGGCCTCTTTTAACCTCAGCCAGACTTCTTCCGGGATTGGGGCAGGAAATAAAAAAGAAATTGGCATTTAAGCCTCCAAGGTGGAGAGCCTGTCGTAAAAGTAATAGGGATATAACCGGGCGTGAAGAATATGGCGAGTCATAATCAGTAATGGCAAGAGGATCTCCGCCTTTGCTTTTAACTAATTTATGATAATTATGTTTAGTATTTATGTTGCCCGCAACTGAAATGCTTTCCGTTGCAAGTGTTGGCGCAGGAAAGAGCAATAAGAATATGGAAATAAGAAGATAAGAAAATCTCATGTTGCTGCTGTATTGGGGCTGCGGGTTGTAAACTTAGTTATTGGGGATATAGGCAATCTCATGCCAAAGGTAAAGCTTTACCCTTTTGCAATGGGCAGAGTGACTGTGATTGTGAATCCCTTTTCAGTATTTGTGGCTTGCATGGAACCTTGGTGCATGGTTGCGATTTTTTGCGCGGCAGCAAGGCCGAGTCCGTAACCCGGTGTATCGTGACCTTTGAGACGGTGGAAAGGATTGAAGATCTCTTCAAGCTCTTCTTCGGGAACAGGCGAGTGTGTATTGGATATTTGAATCACGGCTTTGTTCATCAATAGTTCATCTTTTTTTGCTCGCAGTTCTACTTCAATAACTCCGTTTTGCTCGGTGTATTTAAAAGCATTTCCAAGAATATTATCGAGGATGATCCTGATGGCGTTCTGGTCGCAATCGGTGATAGTTACATCTTCAAGATCGCTTATTATTTTTAACTTTTTATGGTCGGCGGTTGGCTGGTACTGATACAGCAATTCTGTGATCAGTAAATCAAGATTAATAGAATCGTTCATGGGCGGAACTTTTTGCATATCGAGTTTTGAAAATTCTATTATTTTCCCGATGAGTGTATCCATGTGTATTATTTCGGACTGCATGCCGCTGATAAAAGCTTCGCACTGGGCTGGTTTATCATTATTTATCTTTTCCCGGATCATTTCCAGCGAAATACCCATACGGGCCAGCGGACTTCGCATTTCATGTGATACGTTGGCGGTGAGTTCTCTGTTGCTTTTGATAATTTTTTCAAGGCCTTCAGCCATGTGATTGAACGTTCGGGCAAGTTCTGCAACTTCATCTTTACCGCGCACTTTTACTCGCTGTGTCAAATCTCCCTGCCCCAGTTTCGCCGCAGAGCGGGTAAGCTCTTTAATCGGTTTGATTATCCGCAGGGCAACCGGAAGAAGAAAAAGAGCAGCCAGTATTGTAATAAGAGCCTGTCCGCGCAGGAACCATATTTCTTCTTCAAATTGTTTCCAAGGATGAAATAAATGGTAAGTGAAAGGGTATCCCTCTGGAATATTAGAAGAATATGTTCCGTAAACAGATTTCATTCCTTTACGGCGCTCTTTATATATGTATACGCCTTCGGTGGTCTTCGTAGGCTTACCTTCCAAATGTAGGGTCAGGTCCGGGATTATTTCACCTGATGACGCAACTACTTCTGAATATGGCCCTGTAATCCACACCTCGGCGCGGAAAGACTTGCTGAGTGTTTTCATTAGCGGGGTGAGGGCTTCTTTTTCCTGTCCCGGGGAAAGATGTTTCGACTCAATTTCCATTTCCGTGAGATTTTTTATGGCCATCAACTGGCCTTCGGTTCTTTTCATGCGGGGACTGCCAGCCCATCCAGTATGAATAATCCATATTACCGTAAATTCTGAAACCATGAGTACAAGCAGGAAGGCTAGAAATATTTTAAGGTAAAGTCTGCTTATTTTCATTTTTCACCTACGAACATGTATCCGGTTCCCCAAACTGTTTTGATGCGTGATTCATGTTCCGGGTAGGGTTTAAGCAGCGCTCTCAGCTTGCTGATATGAACATCAATGCTGCGGTCAAAGGCGTTAAAATCTTTGCCCCAGACCGAAGTCATAAGGTCGTCGCGGGTAAGCGGGGTTCCGTGATTGCCCATCAGTGCGTGCAGAAGTTTGAATTCCGTGGAGGACAACTCAAGTTGTTCGTCCCCTATTTCGAGCCTTTGGTAGGCAATGTTCAGAATCAGACCCGCTACTTTGATAATACCTGAGCTTTTAGTATCGCCGTTCCGCTCGGAATCCTTTGCACGGCGAAGCACTGCCTTGATGCGGGCGAGCAGTTCCCGCGGGTTGAACGGCTTTGGCATATAATCGTCAGCGCCCAGTTCGAGGCCGACAATACGGTCGGTATCTTCGCCTTTGGCTGTGAGCATAATTACGGGAATATTCGAGTGTGGACGTAATTCCTTCAGGACTTCGAGACCGTCTTTTCCGGGCATCATAATATCCAGAATTACGAGCGAAGGGTTTTCACTTTTTACCGTTTCAACGGTTTTTTCGCCTGACGGAAGAGTGAGCACCTTAAAGCCATAGCCTTCAAGATACTGGGTCAGCAAGTCTCTAAGCTTACTGTCATCGTCGATGATGAGTACGGACAGTTGTTTTTCCATATTATCCGAATACCCTCGCAGCCCGTTTCATGAAAGGAAGAAAACATCATTTTTACATTTATTAACAATTTTTATCATCAGCGTAATACTCTTTTACTACCCTTGAGATATAAAAAGTAAAAATGGAATGCAATGGAGATCTCAATTTATGCCTTCATATAAATATAAGCTGTTAATTTACAGTTTGATTGTTGTTTTCGGTTTGTCCGCTTGTTCGCCTTTTAGGCCTGCCCCTCGAGATGGGGTCACTATGGGGCTCCCGCTTTCTTATACCTTGTATTCTTCTGAGCCGCAGGAGTTCGGTAAGTGGTGGGAAAGCTTTGGCAGTGCTGAATTGAACCGCATGGTGGAAGAAGCACTTACAGCTGATTTTGATGTGCGGATTGCCTGGGCAAAACTGCGTCAGCTTCGTGCAAGTGCAATAAAATCAGGCGCGGCAAAATATCCTACTCTTGATGGTTTTGGTAAATATACCGGTAGTAAAACCGGATCGGACGGGACGGAAGGAACAAAAGGTTCAACCTCCACTGATAAACATGAGCTCGGACTTACAGCTTCATACGAAATTGATGTATGGGGAAAGATTGAGGCAAAAGCCAATTCAGGTGAGCTTGATTTCTTAGTTTCCCGTGAAGACGTAAGCTCTGCGGCAATGACTGTTGCTTCGGAAGTTGTCTCCCGCTGGCTTGAAATTCAAACTCAGCGCCAGAAGAAAGCCATACTTTTTCAGCAACTTGAAACTAATACGATATATCAGGATCTTGTCGAGCTTAGATTCCGAAATTCTCTGGCTAACGCTTTGGACGTTTATCAGCAGCGGGAGAATGTTGCTCGTGTGAAAGCTTTAATCCCTCCTGTTGAATCACGCGAAAGAATTTTACTAAATGAACTTGCGCTTCTGTTGGGGCGTCCAGCCGGGACAGTTGAGATTTTAACCACAGATTTTCCCGCTCTTGATCCTGTCCCCGGACTAGGACTTCCGTTTGATCTGCTTGCCAACAGGCCGGATGTGCGCTCCGCAGGACTTAAGCTGCAATCCTCTGACTGGGCTGTTGCTGCGGCAAGGGCTGACAGACTTCCGAGTTTTAATCTTACAGGTAATGCCGCGCTGACCAGTGCTCAGATCGCAAATATTTTCAGCGGCTGGATGGTCGGATTAGCGGCTTCCATTGCCGGACCGATTTTTGATGGTGGCTATCGCGCGGCAGAAGTGGATAGAACCCGCGCCGTTGTTGATGAACGACTCCTTAACTATAAACGTACAGTTTATATCGCGTACAAGGAAGTTCAGGATTCGTTGATTAAAGAAACATGGCAGCAGGAATATATTACGGCACGTAAAAATCAGCTTGATGCCGCAAAAACCAACTTAAATGAAGCCGGTTCCCGTTATTTACAGGGGCTTGAGGAATATCTTCCGGTTTTGAGTGCTTTGCTCAGTGTTCAGAGTCTTGAGATTAATATCGTTGAGGATGAATCCAATCTTTTATTATACAGGGTTTCGCTTTATCGCGCGCTCGGCGGCAACTGGACTGATTCACTTACTTCGGCCGATGAACTTTCCGAGACCTCGGTCAAAGCCGATGCTGAGATTAAAACCGTTTCTACGAAATAAGGAAATTTAGATATGACCAAGCAAATTATGTATTACGTTAAGAATATAGGTCTTAAAGGGATTGTTCCTATTCTTATCCTTGTTATTGCCGGATTCGGAGCACGAGCGCTGATTGCCAGTAAACCTGTCGCCAAGAAAAAAGCTCCTGTTGTTTCTGCTCCTCTGGTGAATGTAGAAATTATGAAACCGCAAGACCTTAAAATCTGGACTCCGGTTATGGGGACAGTTGTAGCCGCCCGCAAAATTACACTTGAGCCGCAAGTCGCAGGTAGAGTTATTTCCGTAAGCGATTCATTTATTCCTGGTGGATATTTCAAACAAGGCCAAGAGCTTTTGCGTATTGATCCTTTGGATTACGAGCTTGCAGTAAAGCAGCAACAGTCTGTCGTTATTACTGCTGAGTATAATCTTAAGCTTGAGCGTGGACATCAGAAAGTTGCAGGGAGAGAATGGAAGCTTCTTAGAAAATCTTCCGGTGGAACTTTGCAGGAAGCGGATCTGGCACTTAGAAAGCCTCACTTGGAGAAAGCGGAAGCGGATCTCGATTCTTCCAAGGCAAAGCTTAAGCAGGCACGTGTCAATCTTTCCCGTACAACAGTAAGAGTTCCTTTTTCGGCGATGGTTGAAAGCAAGAATGCAGATCTCGGAGCTAATCTCGGAGAGCAGGAAGCTATTGCAACTCTTGTCGGGACCGACGAGTTCTGGGTGATGGTATCTGTTCCGGTTGATCGTTTAGATCGTCTGGTTATTCCCAGCGCAGCTAATGGTTTTAAAGGTTCTGCCGCTCGCATCGTTTCCGGAAGCGGAGAAAGTTCATTTGAAAGAGAAGGGCAGGTGTTGCGTCTTTTGCCTTCTCTTGAATCAATGGGACGTATGGCGCGTGTAATTGTTGTTGTTAAAGATCCTTTGAATTTGAAGGGGGAGCAAGGTCTTCGACCTCTGCTGCTCGGCAGTTATATAAATGTTTTTATCGACAGTGGAACTTTGAAAAATGTTTTTACTGTATCTCGTGGAGCCTATCGTGACGGCAATACTTTATGGGTCATGAAAGATTCCGGCGTGCTTGAAATTAGAAAAGTTGAACCTATCTGGCGCGATCAGGATTTCATTTACCTTAATTCCGGTCTTACCGATGGGGAAAAGCTGGTTATAACCGATATTTCTACACCGTTGCAGGGAATGAATCTACGCGAAAACGTTTCTGAGGAAGTAAAGGATAACAGCAATGGCTGAGAATAATAAAAAACCGACCGGGCCGATTTCATGGATGGCGGGTAATTCGGTTGCCTCAAATTTATTAATGATAATTCTGCTTGTTGGCGGGCTTTTAATGGCCTTCAACATCAAGCAGGAGGTCTTTCCCGAATTCAGCATGGATACCGTGACTGTTTCAGTTTCTTATCACGGAGCCAGTCCGGAAGAAGTTGAGCAGGGTATTGTTCTAGCTATTGAAGAAGCTGTCATCGGTCTAGACGGGGTTAAAGAAGTTACCAGTTCTGCTGCTGAGGGGCGTGGTTCCGTTACGGTTGAAGCTATTGAAGGATATGATCTTCAGCAGCTAACGCAGGATGTAAAAAGTGAAGTTGACCGTATTACTTCATTTCCTGAAGAAGCTGAAGATCCGTCGGTAAAGGAATCTTCCCGTAAACGGCAGGTTCTTGCGCTGATGGTCTACGGGGACGTGAATCCCTTAACTTTACGCAAAGTTGCAGAAAGCTTGCGCGAAGATCTTATCAGCGATCCCGGTATTACTCAGGTTGATCTTTCCGAAGTGAGCGATCTTCAGGTTACAATAGAAATTCCTCAGGATAAGTTGCGTGCATATAATCTGACGCTTACCGATGTTGCCAAAACCCTTAATGATGCTTCAGTCGAATTACCCGGGGGCGGCATTAAAACCGGGTCAGGCGAAGTTCTTGTAAGATTTAATGAACGCAAAGATTTTGCTCGTGAATTTGCACGTGTACCTGTTGTTACGGGGCGTGATGGAACTCAGGTGCGTCTGGAAGATATTGCGGATGTAAAAGAAGATTTTCAAGATGATGACAATGTCACTTCATATAATGGAGTGCCTGCGGTTCGGGTAAATGTTTTCAGAGTCGGTACGCAAACGCCTATAACTGTTTCTGAAGCAGTTCATGCGAAACTGGAGACTTTTAACCGCAGTCTGCCTAAAAGCGTACACGTTGATGTGCGCAATGATTCTTCTGATATTTTCAAGCAACGCATGGATCTGCTTCTTAAAAATGGATTAATGGGGCTGGCGCTTGTGTTTATTTTGCTGGCCTTATTCTTGGAGCCGAGGCTCGCTTTTTGGGTTTCCATGGGAATCCCTATTTCATTTTTAGGCTCAATGCTGATTCTTGCTCCCGCAGACGCAAGTATCAACATGATCTCTATGTTTGCCTTTATTATTTCGCTAGGTATCGTAGTTGATGATGCTATTGTCGTGGGTGAAAACGTTTACACTATGCGACAACAGGGTATGACGTGGCACAAGGCTGCTTATGAAGGAGCCAAAAGAATTGCCATGCCTGTAACGTTCAGTGTGCTTACCAACATTGTCGCGTTTATGCCGCTTTTCTTTATTCCCGGGGTTATGGGAAAGATTTTCAAAATTATTCCGCTGGTTGTTTGTAGTGTTTTTGCGGTTTCATTAGTTGAAAGTCTTTTTGTACTCCCTGCTCATCTTGCTCATGGCGGAGAGGGGCAACCGGGCAGAATAATGGCTTTTGTTCTGAGGAATCAGCAGAAGATATCCAAAGGACTTATGGTTTTTATCGAGAAAGTCTATCGGCCTTTTCTCGATAGAGCGGTTGCATGGAAATATCTGACTGTTGCTCTGGGATTTGCGTGTCTGCTCGTTGCATTTGCATATATTAAAAGTGGCAGACTCGGATTCACCATG
Proteins encoded in this window:
- a CDS encoding transporter substrate-binding domain-containing protein, with amino-acid sequence MRFSYLLISIFLLLFPAPTLATESISVAGNINTKHNYHKLVKSKGGDPLAITDYDSPYSSRPVISLLLLRQALHLGGLNANFFFISCPNPGRSLAEVKRGRAVVYSCDIWEQRFDSSVYKTSPVVRKGKFQKGLYVKKNSPLLKNATSLELLKKHVPLVGNTWITDIGVLKKAGFKTIQTAPRYDLLFKMMNKNRADFALLEFPRTNNLIIQSKNGDLYPIPNTKMIFPYSRHFMVSKKNPQGKQVYEALEKGLKILRKNGTIERALRQSGVINDKVKDWTVIYP
- a CDS encoding sensor histidine kinase; amino-acid sequence: MKISRLYLKIFLAFLLVLMVSEFTVIWIIHTGWAGSPRMKRTEGQLMAIKNLTEMEIESKHLSPGQEKEALTPLMKTLSKSFRAEVWITGPYSEVVASSGEIIPDLTLHLEGKPTKTTEGVYIYKERRKGMKSVYGTYSSNIPEGYPFTYHLFHPWKQFEEEIWFLRGQALITILAALFLLPVALRIIKPIKELTRSAAKLGQGDLTQRVKVRGKDEVAELARTFNHMAEGLEKIIKSNRELTANVSHEMRSPLARMGISLEMIREKINNDKPAQCEAFISGMQSEIIHMDTLIGKIIEFSKLDMQKVPPMNDSINLDLLITELLYQYQPTADHKKLKIISDLEDVTITDCDQNAIRIILDNILGNAFKYTEQNGVIEVELRAKKDELLMNKAVIQISNTHSPVPEEELEEIFNPFHRLKGHDTPGYGLGLAAAQKIATMHQGSMQATNTEKGFTITVTLPIAKG
- a CDS encoding response regulator, with the translated sequence MEKQLSVLIIDDDSKLRDLLTQYLEGYGFKVLTLPSGEKTVETVKSENPSLVILDIMMPGKDGLEVLKELRPHSNIPVIMLTAKGEDTDRIVGLELGADDYMPKPFNPRELLARIKAVLRRAKDSERNGDTKSSGIIKVAGLILNIAYQRLEIGDEQLELSSTEFKLLHALMGNHGTPLTRDDLMTSVWGKDFNAFDRSIDVHISKLRALLKPYPEHESRIKTVWGTGYMFVGEK
- a CDS encoding efflux transporter outer membrane subunit; the protein is MGLPLSYTLYSSEPQEFGKWWESFGSAELNRMVEEALTADFDVRIAWAKLRQLRASAIKSGAAKYPTLDGFGKYTGSKTGSDGTEGTKGSTSTDKHELGLTASYEIDVWGKIEAKANSGELDFLVSREDVSSAAMTVASEVVSRWLEIQTQRQKKAILFQQLETNTIYQDLVELRFRNSLANALDVYQQRENVARVKALIPPVESRERILLNELALLLGRPAGTVEILTTDFPALDPVPGLGLPFDLLANRPDVRSAGLKLQSSDWAVAAARADRLPSFNLTGNAALTSAQIANIFSGWMVGLAASIAGPIFDGGYRAAEVDRTRAVVDERLLNYKRTVYIAYKEVQDSLIKETWQQEYITARKNQLDAAKTNLNEAGSRYLQGLEEYLPVLSALLSVQSLEINIVEDESNLLLYRVSLYRALGGNWTDSLTSADELSETSVKADAEIKTVSTK
- a CDS encoding efflux RND transporter periplasmic adaptor subunit, translating into MTKQIMYYVKNIGLKGIVPILILVIAGFGARALIASKPVAKKKAPVVSAPLVNVEIMKPQDLKIWTPVMGTVVAARKITLEPQVAGRVISVSDSFIPGGYFKQGQELLRIDPLDYELAVKQQQSVVITAEYNLKLERGHQKVAGREWKLLRKSSGGTLQEADLALRKPHLEKAEADLDSSKAKLKQARVNLSRTTVRVPFSAMVESKNADLGANLGEQEAIATLVGTDEFWVMVSVPVDRLDRLVIPSAANGFKGSAARIVSGSGESSFEREGQVLRLLPSLESMGRMARVIVVVKDPLNLKGEQGLRPLLLGSYINVFIDSGTLKNVFTVSRGAYRDGNTLWVMKDSGVLEIRKVEPIWRDQDFIYLNSGLTDGEKLVITDISTPLQGMNLRENVSEEVKDNSNG
- a CDS encoding efflux RND transporter permease subunit, which produces MAENNKKPTGPISWMAGNSVASNLLMIILLVGGLLMAFNIKQEVFPEFSMDTVTVSVSYHGASPEEVEQGIVLAIEEAVIGLDGVKEVTSSAAEGRGSVTVEAIEGYDLQQLTQDVKSEVDRITSFPEEAEDPSVKESSRKRQVLALMVYGDVNPLTLRKVAESLREDLISDPGITQVDLSEVSDLQVTIEIPQDKLRAYNLTLTDVAKTLNDASVELPGGGIKTGSGEVLVRFNERKDFAREFARVPVVTGRDGTQVRLEDIADVKEDFQDDDNVTSYNGVPAVRVNVFRVGTQTPITVSEAVHAKLETFNRSLPKSVHVDVRNDSSDIFKQRMDLLLKNGLMGLALVFILLALFLEPRLAFWVSMGIPISFLGSMLILAPADASINMISMFAFIISLGIVVDDAIVVGENVYTMRQQGMTWHKAAYEGAKRIAMPVTFSVLTNIVAFMPLFFIPGVMGKIFKIIPLVVCSVFAVSLVESLFVLPAHLAHGGEGQPGRIMAFVLRNQQKISKGLMVFIEKVYRPFLDRAVAWKYLTVALGFACLLVAFAYIKSGRLGFTMFPKIESNYAYLTVDLPYGTAKEVTMEVQKKALKAAAIVTNENGGDELVRGVYSKIGGAGRGSSSGSHVLKIQVFLTDADTRPISTDQYTKKWRSELGPIAGAESVLFESDRGGPGSGGSLEIELSHTDISVLERAASDLASALSTYPKVKDIDDGYSPGKRQLDFELLPEGRSLGLTPQSVASQMRAAYYGAEVLRQQRGRNEVKVMVRLPIAERVSEYNLEEMIIRTPKGTDVPLREVVKIKSGRSYTSIKRRDGRRIVSVSADVTPRKETAQIIESVVKEVLPQLKADYPGLGFSLEGKQADMQESTDSLISGLFMAMMCIYALLAIPFKSYFQPIIIMICIPFGIVGAVIGHILLGYSLSLMSLFGIVALSGVVVNDSLVFIDYVNKMRMKGHCAYDAVLEAGAARFRPILLTTLTTFGGLAPMILETSRQARFLIPMAISLGFGILFATGITLILVPSFYMIFEDIRRGIRKLFRLPPVAGTVDGVIENVPVTQCEHKPE